GCTCGGCCGCGGCGTTCGCCGACCACTCCGGGTTGACGTAGACCTTGGCGTTCGCGTACGGGTTGTCGACCTTCTCACCGGTCGGCGGGTCGGTCGGGTCCGGCGGGTCGGTGGGGCCGGGGGTGTCACCGTTACAGGTGACGCCGTTCAGCTTGAACGTCGCGGGCACGGTGCTGTTGCCGTTGCCGGTGGCGTTGAAGCCGAAGGTGGCGGATCCGCCGGTGGACAGGGAGGCGTTGTAGCCGGCGTCCTTGGCGGTGACGGCGGAGCCGCTCTGGGTGATGGTGGAGTTCCAGCCCTGGCTCACCTTCTCACCGTTGGCGAAGGCCCACTCCAGGGTCCAGCCGTTGACCGCGGCACCGTTGTTGGTGACGCTCACGGAGGCGGTCAGCCCGCCGTTCCACTGGTTCTGGATCTTGTAGTCGACGGTGCAGCCGGCCGCGGCTGCGGCGGAGGACCCGAAGGGCACCGCCGCGGCGGCGGAGCCCGCCGCGGCGGCGACGAGTGCGCCGGCGGCTATGAGTGCTGCTCTGGACCTGCGCATGGTGGTACGGCTCGTGCGGCTCATACGAATTCCGTTTCCTCAACTGTCATGGGCGCGCTGTGGACGCGCACCCGTTTCCGTACGGGTGGGGATACCGTCGTTCTCGCTGTCCGGGGACGGACCTGTGGAGCAGTCCCTGTGTTCCGGGACCGTTCCGGACAGGTAGGTCCGTGGGCGGGTGGGGACGCCGAACTCGTCGGGGGACGAGGGGACTTCGGCGGAACCCGGGCCACGGAGGTCCGGCGGCGTTCATTCGCACGGACGTGGTGGGGGTGCCGGGCCGGCGGCGGCACGACAGTGCCCGGGCGGCTGTCGCCGCTGTGCCGGCGGTTCCGGTTTCTCATGGTGACGGTCTGGCCCGCGTGGTGCGGGTCCGTGATGTGTCCAGGCCTGCGGGGACTCCTCTTCCGGGGATACGGACGGATGTGGGCGTGCCGGACCGTGTGAACGGCCGGGTCTGACCGGGCCCGGTCAGGGACCCGTGGTGCGGGCGTGCCGCCGTGCGCGGATACGCCGGACGAAGGTTCCACCGCCGCCCCCACCGCTCCGGGACACCGGACCGCCGGTGCGCGCCGCGGCGTCCCGCGGGTGCGTGGCGGAGGTGGAACCGGAAGCTGTCGCCCCGGGACCGCGAACGCCGGCGGCCGGGGCGGGCACTGCTCCGGGGAGCAGCTGGTGCAGGTGCGATACGTGCGGGGGATGTCGCATGAGCGACTCCTTACAGGTCCGGCGTGCCCCCTACGGCACGTCGTCCGGTGGAACCGCTCCCACTGGTGTGGCTTGACCGTAGAGCGTCAAGTCTCGTCGGTCAACACACCCGTTCCGAACTCTTGTTGTCGAAGATATTCGACTCTTCAAGTCTCTTGACTCTCTTTTTCCTCGTCCCCATCCTGGGAGCGCTCCCACTGGTTCAAGGCTTGTTATCAGCCCCCGCACACCCCCATGTCGCCGAGCCGCGAGGAGGTACCGCGCATGCCATCAGGTAGCGCACGAAGAACCCGGTTACCGGGAAGACCCGGCAGAACCGGAGCCGGACGCAGACGGCTGTGGACAGCATTCGTGGCGGCGTTCGCCCTCCCCCTGGGGATGACCGCCGTAGCGGGTGCCCCGGCCCAGGCCGCCGCGTTGCAGTGCAGCGTCGACTACAAGACCAGTGACTGGGGTTCGGGATTCACCGCCGAGCTCTCGCTCACCAACCGCGGCTCCGCCGCGATCAACGGCTGGACCGTGACGTACGACTACACGGGCAACCAGCAGCTCACCAACGGCTGGAGCGGCGTCTGGTCGCAGGCCGGCAAGACCGTCACCGTGAAGAACGCGGCCTGGAACGGCACCGTCGCAGCCGGTGCGGCCGTTTCGACGGGGGCTCAGTTCACCTACAGCGGTACCAACGCCGCGCCGACCGGATTCGCCGTCAACGGCACCGTCTGCGCGGGGGCCCACCAGCCGCCGATCGCGGTCCTGACCTCTCCTAAAGCCGGTTCCGTCTTCACGTCCGGCGATCCGGTGCCGCTGGCGGCGACCGCGGCGGCCGCCGACGGCGCCACGATCAGCAAGGTCGAGTTCTACGACGACACGACCCTGCTCGGCACCGACACCACCTCCCCCTACACCTACCAGGCGACGGGACTGAAGGCCGGCAGCCACTCCGTGTACGCCAGGGCCTACGACAGCCTCGGCGCCTCCGCGGAGTCACCGCCCTCCGGCATCACCGTCGTCTCCGGTCCGGCGGTCGTCGCCACCCCGGCCCAGCTCGGCGTCCAGCAGGGCAAGACGGGGACGTTCGACGTGTCGCTGTCCACGGCGCCCTCCTCGAACGTCACCGTCACGGTCGCCCGGTCCGCCGGCAACACCGGACTGAGCGTCACCGGCGGGGCTAGCCTCACCTTCACCCCCTCCAACTGGTCCACCGCCCAGAAGGTGACGATCGCCGCCGACGCCTCGGGCAGCGGCGCGGCGACGTTCACCGTGTCGGCCCCCGGCCACGGCAAGGCCGAGGTCGTCGTGACCCAGCTGGACGCGGCCAAGGAGTACGACGCCCGCTTCCTCGACCTGTACGGGAAGATCACCGACCCGGCGAACGGCTACTTCTCACCGGAGGGCATCCCCTACCACTCCGTGGAGACGCTGATCGTCGAGGCCCCCGACCACGGGCACGAGACGACGTCGGAGGCCTACAGCTACCTGATCTGGCTCCAGGCCATGTACGGGAAGCTCACCGGTGACTGGACCAGGTTCAACGGTGCGTGGGACACCATGGAGACGTACATGATCCCCACCCACGCCGATCAGCCCACCAACTCCGCCTACAACGCCTCGAAGCCGGCCACCTACGCGCCCGAGCACGACACCCCGAACGAGTACCCCGCGGTCCTCAACGGATCCGCGTCCTCCGGCGCCGACCCGATCGCGGCCGAGCTGAAGAGCGCCTACGGCACCGACGACGTCTACGGCATGCACTGGATTCAGGACGTCGACAACGTCTACGGATACGGCAACACGCCCGGGAAGTGCTCGGCCGGTCCCACCGAGACCGGACCGTCCTACATCAACACCTTCCAGCGCGGCCCGCAGGAGTCGGTCTGGGAGACCGTCACCCACCCGACCTGCGACAACTTCAGCTACGGCGGCGACAACGGCTACCTCGACCTGTTCACCGGGGACGCCTCCTACGCCAAGCAGTGGAAGTTCACCAACGCCCCCGACGCCGACGCGCGCGCCGTCCAGGCCGCGTACTGGGCGGACGTCTGGGCCGAGGAGCAGGGCAAGGAGGACGAGGTCGCCGAGACCGTCGGCAAGGCGGCGAAGATGGGCGACTACCTCCGCTACTCCATGTTCGACAAGTACTTCAAGAAGGTCGGCAACTGCGTCGGCCCGACCGCCTGCCCGGCGGGCACCGGCAAGGACAGCGCGCACTACCTGATGTCCTGGTACTACGCCTGGGGCGGAGCCACCGACACCTCGGCCGCCTGGTCGTGGAGGATCGGCTCCAGCCACGCCCACGGCGGATACCAGAACCCGATGGCGGCCTACGCCCTCAGCTCGGTCGCCGACCTCAAGCCCAAGTCGGCCACCGGACAGCAGGACTGGGCCAAGAGCCTGGACCGCCAGCTGGACTTCTACCAGTGGCTCCAGTCCGACGAAGGCGCCATCGCGGGCGGCGCGACCAACAGCTGGCAGGGCCGCTACGCCCAGCCGCCGGCCGGTACGCCGACCTTCTACGGCATGTACTACGACGAGAAGCCCGTCTACCACGACCCGCCGTCCAACCAGTGGTTCGGCTTCCAGGCGTGGTCCATGGAGCGCGTCGCGGAGTACTACCACGAGTCGGGCGACGCCCAGGCCAAGGCCGTACTGGACAAGTGGGTCGACTGGGCCCTGTCCGAGACGACCGTCAACCCGGACGGCACCTACCTCATGCCGTCGACCCTCCGGTGGTCCGGGGCGCCGGACACCTGGAACGCGTCGTCCCCGGGCGACAACGCCGGACTCCATGTCACGGTCGCCGACTACACCAACGACGTCGGTGTCGCCGGCGCGTACGCCAGGACCCTGACGTACTACGCGGCCAAGTCCGGTGACGCGGAGGCCAAGGCCACGGCCGAGGCGCTGCTCGACGGTATGTGGGAGCACTACCAGGACGACTTCGGCATCGCGGTGCCCGAGACGCGCGCCGACTACAACCGGTTCGACGACCCGGTGTATGTGCCCAACGGCTGGACGGGCGTCATGCCCAACGGCGACACCGTGGACAACGACTCGACGTTCCTGTCCATCCGCTCCTTCTACAAGGACGACCCGAACTGGCCCAAGGTGCAGGCATACCTGGACGGCGGCGCCGCCCCGGTCTTCACCTACCACCGGTTCTGGGCGCAGGCCGACATCGCACTGGCTCTGGGGGCGTACGGCGATCTCCTGGAGTGAGTGAACCGTCCGCACCGCGGGTGCCCCGGCCCACCGGCCGGGGCACCCGCTCGGCGTGCGGGCCCTGCCCCGGACCGCGGCCGTGACCGGAACGCCCCTCGCCCGGGACGGAGGGCACAGGCATGATCGGATCATGACCTGGACAGCCCCTGACGTCACCCGCACCACCGGCCCCCTCGCCGGCGGCGAACGCGAAATGCTCGCCGGATACCTCGCCTTCTACCGCGACTCCCTGCTGCTCAAGTGCGCGGGCCTGGACGGCCGGCAGCTCGCCGAAGCGACGGTCCCGCCCTCCAACCTCACCCTCCTCGGCCTCGTACGGCACATGGCCAAGGTCGAACGCTTCTGGTTCCGGCAGTCGTTCGCCGGCCTGGAGGTACCGCCGGTGTACGACCCCGCCCGGGGCAAGGACGCGGACTACGAGGATCTCGACCCCGGCCGGGCGGAGGAGGACTACACCCGCCTCGTCGAGGAGATGCGCCTCGCCGACCGGGCGGTGGCCGGTGCCGGTATGGACGACACGTTCCTGTGGCGGGGTGCGCTCTGCTCACTGCGCATGGTGCACATCCACATGATCGCCGAGTACGCGCGGCACGTCGGCCACGCCGATCTGCTCAGGGAACGCCTGGACGGTGTCACCGGGGCCTGACCGCCCGGGACCGCACGCCGGGGAATCCCACGGCATGGCGCGAACACGCCGCGCACCCGAACGGCTGCCTTTTGTCGTCGGCCGAGTGCTCACGGCGATCGAGGGAACCTCCGAACGAACCGTATCCGTACCGTACATGCCGCCCTGGGTGTGACCGCGGGACTGGTGACCACTCCCGCCGCGAGCGCGGCACCCCCAGCAGGAGCACGGGCTTCTGACGGCCGCCGCCGTCGGGCACGAGCCCGCACCGGAAAGTTCCTCGACGACGCCCGGCTGGGCCCGAGTGGCTGCCCAACCCGGCCGAGGCGCCCGTCGGCCCCCTGCTCAAGGGGTACGAGCGCACCGGCGAGCTGTCCCCTCGGCCTTCCTACGGAAGTACTGGGAAGGCGCCGAGGAGACCGGTACCTGGAAGTACCCGCCGAACGACCGCTTCGCCGAGGCCAACGGCGAGATCGACAAGGGGCCCGTCGAACTGCGCCGCGGCCGGCGCCTGGACCGTTCCGGCTCCGAGTACGGCGGCTACCTGGCGGCGTCTACGAGGTGTCCGCCCGGTACGGGAACGAGGACGCGGCCTGCCGCGCTCTGCTGCGCATGCTCCTGTGACCCGCCCGCCTGCTCACCCGCCCCGGCTCCGGCCGGCCCTGTGGACCCCGGACTTGCCGGAACGGCAACTTCACTTGTCCCGGGCGGGCGGGCGCCGAATGATCGTCACGCAGCCGGACCGAGGAAACCCGAGGAGACCCCATGCCGCAGCCCGCCGCCCCGCCGAGCCCTTCCGTGACCGTCCCCGGAGCGATCGAGCGGCTCGTGGACGTTCCCGGAGGCAGGATCCACCTGATCGAGCAGGGCACCGGCCCGCTCGTCCTCCTCGTCCACGGCTTCCCCGAGACCTCCTACTCCTGGAGGCACCAGCTCCCGGTACTGGCCGAGGCGGGATACCGTGCCGCCGCCGTCGATGTACGCGGCTACGGACGCTCGTTCGCGCCGGCTCCCGTGGAGGCGTACCGGATGACCGCCCTCGTCGCGGACAACGTCGCCGTCCTGCATGCCCTGGGGGAGCGGACGGCGACCGTCGTCGGGCACGACTGGGGGTCGTCCATCGCCGCGAACAGCGCGCTGCTGCGCCCCGACCTCTTCACCGCCGCCGCCTTCCTCAGCGTCCCCTACTCCCCGTGGAGCCCGGTGCGGCCCACCGACGGCTTCGCCCGCATCGGAGGGGACGAGGAGTTCTACGTCAGCTACTTCCAGCAGCCGGGCAGGGCCGAGGCCGAGATCGAGCCCGATGTGCGGGGCTGGCTCGCCGGCTTCTACACCTCGCTCTCGGCCGGCACCATGCCGCCGCCGGACCAGGGCAGCCCCTTCTTCGTGCCGGCCGGGGCGCGGATGCGTGACCGGTTCGCCCGCGGACCTCTGCCGTCCTGGCTCACCGAAGCCGGACTCGACGTGTACAGCGCCGAGTTCGAACGGACCGGTCTGACCGGTGCGCTCAACCGCTACCGCAACGTCGACCGGGACTGGGAGGACCTGGCCGCCTGGAACGGGGCGGTCCTCACCCAGCCCTCCCTCTTCATCGGCGGCGCGCTCGACTCGTCCACCACCTGGCTGGCCGACGCCGTCGCCGCCTACCCCACGACCCTCCCGGGCCTGGTCTCCTCGCACATCCTGGAGGGGTGCGGACACTGGATCCAGCAGGAACGCGCCACGGAGGTCGGAGCCCTGCTGACCGAGTGGCTGCACACCGTGCACGCGTGAGGACGGCCCGGTCCGGGGCCGGGCGCGTGTCGGAGCAGGGGCCCCGTCCGCCCACCGGCCATGGTGGCCGTATGAACAGCGCTGGGATTTTCGCCGACGCTTTCGGGCGCATTCGGGAAGCGGTGCACGAGACGGTCGAGGGCCTTCCGCCCGGTCTGCTCAACGCCCGCCCGGACGACGGGGCCAACTCCGTGGCCTGGCTGGTGTGGCACCTCACCCGGGTCCAGGACGACCACGTCTCGGACGCGGCCGGGACCGAGCAGATCTGGACCTCGCGCGGCTGGTCCTCCCGCTTCGCGCTGCCGCTCCCCGAGGACTCCACCGGCTACGGCCACACCGACGCGCAGGCCGGCTCCGTGCGGGTGGAGTCGGGCGACCTGCTGCTCGGTTACCACGACGCCGTCCACGAGCAGACCCTCGCCTTCGTCCACGGACTCGACGGCCGGGCCCTGGACCGTGTCGTGGACGAGTCCTGGTCGCCGCCCGTGACCCTCGGGGTACGGCTGATCAGCGTGGTCTGCGACGACCTGCAGCACGTCGGCCAGGCGGCCTTCGTCCGGGGCGTGCTGAGCCGCCGTTGAAGCGGGAGCGACCGCGCTGCGCTACGGCAAGCGCACATACGGGCACATATGTGCGAATGGGGAAGGGTGGTGCGATACTCGAACTCAGTCCGCTCGACAGGCTTGTCATCGCCCCGGAAGGGGACGCGCCATGAACTGGGCATCGTGGACCACCTGCGGTGTCTTCGCGGGATCCGGCGGAGTACGCACCGAAGAAGCAGGCGTCGTCAACGGCGACCTGACCGTACACACCACATGGTCGGACGGGCAGGCGGAGGTGGCCGTGCAGTACAGCGGTGCCTCCGACTGGTTCACCATGGCGGGCAGCCCCGTGCCGTGTCCCTCGGAAGAGGCCAGCCGCTCCTTCCACCAGAGAGTGGTCGAGGCGGTACGCACCGGGGGCGGGAGCGCCGTACCCGTGCCGCACGCCGTGGAACGGGACGGAGCGCCCGCCGTGGAGTGAGGCGGAGCGGGTGCGCCACCCCGCGCCCCGTCCCCGCCCGGCGGCCGGTTCCGCCGCCCCGGGGCGATGCCGTGCGCGCCCGTCAGCGCGCCGGCCCGAAGCGCCGTACGAAGCGGCGTTGCCACGGCGTCTCCACGGCCTTGGGGTGGTAGTGCCGCCGCACGTAGGCCACCGCCTCCCCGGCCGGGACCCCGTCGAGTACCGCCAGGCAGGCCAGTGCCGTCCCGGTCCGCCCGCGCCCGCCGCCGCAGGCCACCTCCACACGCTCCGAGGCCGAACGCGTCCACGCCTCCGCCAGCACCTCCCGGGCTGCCGCACGGTCGGAGGGGAGCCGGAAGTCCGGCCAGCGGATCCACCGGGTCTCCCACGCGAGGGGCTCCCCGGGCCTCCCCAGCAGCTGCACCGTGAAGGCGGGAACAGGGCCTTCGGGCAGGGGCCGCCGAAGCCCGCGCCCCCGGACCAGCCGTCCGGAGGGAAGCCGCATCACACCCTCGGCCCCCGCGTCCCATCCGTCACTCACCGCACACCCCTCCTCGTCCCGCGCCCGCGGAGGGTAGCACCCCGGCGGCCGCCGGGGGGCCGTACCGACCCGCGGAATCCGCCCGCCGGTCCCGGCCCTGTGCACGGGCCGGGCCCGGCGGGCGGACCTCAGTCCGCCTGTGGACCGCTTCCAGGAGCCAGCGGGCGGGCCAGCAGCGGCACGCGCGGGGCCTGGTGCCCGCCGCTGGCCAGCATGCGCACCTCACCGCGTTCGCTGATCTCCGCGCGTACGATGCCCGTCTCGTCCTCGTACACCGGGTATCCGCCCGCCCCCGACGCGGAGGTGAGGCGGACGACGACCGCGTCGTCCTCGGCCCCCGCCGTCCGGAATATCAGCTCGTAACTCTCCGGGTAATCCATGTGTGCCTCCCGACCGGGCCGGCCGTGGCCTTCGCCCGTCACCCCATTGTTTCCCATCGGCTCCCGGGGTGCATACGACGCTGACCGGCCGCGTTCATGTCACCCCGGGTGACTGCGGATGCGGATTCGGTGAGGCGGGGCGACCATCAACTGCAAGGGACCGGTCGTGTGCTGTCGTCCGCACCGGCGCCCGTGACGCCAGGCGGACCGCCGGCGCGATCGTCCTTCGCCGGCCGTGACCCCAGGGGCTCCCGGCCGCCCCGCAGAGAGGAACTGCCGTGCTGATGGCCAACCCCGCGACCCTGCGGAAACTCGTCAAGCGCTACGAGGCCCTGCGAACCGCCCACGCACGGCTCGGGACGTCGGAGAGCAGCCGCCATCTCGAGGACGTCTCCTACACGCTGTGCGTCACCACCGGGACGAGGACCGTGCCCGACGCGCTGATCGCGGCGGAGACGCAGCTGCGCGCGGCGCCGCCCGGCTTCCCGGCAGAAGTGGAACTCACCGCCTGACGGTTCGGCGAAGCCCCCTTCGACGGCGTCGGTCCTCCCCCGGGCCGGCGCCGTCCCGTGCGTGAGGGGGCCGCGACGGCGGATCACCGGCTCCCCGGGCCGCGCTCCCGGCGCCGTCGCACCGGTGCCCCGGGGCGGTGCGGAGCGGTGGTGAAGGGCGCGGCGACGGCGAACGGGCGGACCGCACGTACGAACGGGTGATAGGCCCTGCCCGCCCCACATGACTGCCCGGCCCGGCGGCTAGGCATCCGGGCATGAGATTTGAGTCCCCACCCAACAAGTCCGTCTCCCCGCGCACCCGCCGTCTCCGCGTCGTCGGCGCCGCAGCCGGTGCCGTACTCGCCGCCGCCGTGGTGACCGGCTGTGGACAGGACAGCGGTGACACCTCCGCGGCGACGTCGGAAGCCGCGAAGGTCATGCCCAACCAGTCCGCCAGCCCCTCAGGCAGTCCCACCGGCTCGGCGAAGCTGACCGAGGAGCAGAACAAGCGCAAGGAAACGCTCTCCGCCGTCAAGGTCCCCTTCGACAAGGCGGTCACGACCGCCGCCGGCGAGGTGTCCGGCGGCAAGGTGACCGAGATCGAGCTCGAAGGCGTCGACGACAGCTCCGCGAGCGCGAGCCCGAGTGCCGAGGCGTCCGGCAGCCCGAGTCCGACCGGCAGCCCGACCGGCAGCCCCAGTCCGACCGGCAGCCCCACCGGGAGCCCCAGCCCGAGCGGATCCTCGGCGGGCCCCAAGTGGATGGCGCACGTGGCCGAGGAGGACGGCACCGCCCACATCGTGACCATCGACGCGGTGTCGGGCACCGTCCTCGACTCCGCGCCGGACACCGGGCAGAGCGACGCCGACAAGAAGCAGCTGGCCGACCGGCTCGCCAAGGCGAAGCAGACGCCGCAGCAGGCGGCCAAGGCCGCCACGGCCGAGAAGAAGGGCACGGTCACCTCCGTCGACCTCGACGAGAACGACAGCCAGACCCTGGTCTGGAAGGTCGACGTGGTCACCGAGGACTGGAAGAAGACCACCTTCGACGTGGACGCGGCGAACGGCAAGATCACCGGCCAGCAGGTCGACGACGACTGACCCCTGTACCCGACCCTCAGCGGTGGCGGACCGGAACCACGGTCCGCCACCGTTCCGCGTCCCGGCGCGGTGGGCCCGTCCTCCGGCCGCGGCGGACGGGCTCAGCCGTCCTCCGGCCCCAGCCGCCTGGTCCAGGCGAGCCCGGGCCGGCCGCCCGGAAACGCCTTGCCGGCCCGTACGAATCCCGTACGGGCCAGGACCGCGAGCGAACCGTGGTTGTCGAGCGTCGTCACGGCCCTCAGCTCACGCAGCCCGTACCCGGTGTACGCCAGTGAGCAGACGGCCCGCACCGCCGAGGTGGCCAGGCCCCGGCCGGCGGCCCGCTCGGCGATCCGGTACCCGAGCTCCGCCCGGCCGGCGGCCACGTCGACGAGGTTGACCCGGCCCAGGACCGAGCCCGCCGCGTCGGTCAGGACGTGGAAGTGGTGCAGGCCCGCCTCCTGTTCGGCCAGCAGCTCCGCGTGACGCGCGTCGAAGTGCTCGAAATAGGGGTCCCCGCGATCCGGCACCGAAGCCGCGAAGTAGCCGCGGTTCTCTTGCTCGAAGGCGAGCAGGGCCGGCGCGTGGCCGGGACGCAGGCGCTGGAGGAAGGTCACCGGCCCGAAGGTAGCGGACAAGGGGCCGGGCCACCGGCGGATTTTCCGGGGGCGGCCGCTTCGGGACCACGCGCGGGCGCGGCGCGGCGCGGACCCTGCCCGGAGAACAGGGGACTCCGCACCGGAGAACAGGACTCTGTACCGGAGAGCAGGACTCCGTCCGGAGAGCAGGACTCCGGACGGCGGCCCGGGTGCCGCACGGGCCGTTGCGCGGAGCGGTGCCGTGTGGGGCGGCGCGAACCGTGTACGGGGCGGTCCGTGTGCGGTGTGCGCGGGCGAAAATCATTCCATCCGCCTCCGGCCGGGACGCGCAGTGACTTCTGAGTCGCACAAGCGTTGTACATGGCGTGCCCATGCCTTCGCCCGGCGCGCCCACCGCGCCCACCCCCACGAACACCGCTCCGCCGGTCGCGTACCTGCTGACCGAACAGCAGGGAGCCGCCGCACGCACGCTGCTCGCCTATGTGGCCTCCCTGCCGCTCCGTACGGCCGACGCACAGCTCCTCGCCGTGGTCGTCGCCATCCGCGCCGCCCGGACCGGCGTCGGCAACCTCACCGGCCAGGACCTGCGGTCCCTGCGTCTGGGCGACGCGGAGGCAGCGATCGCCGAGATCACCGGTCTGGGGTGGCAGGCACGGGGCGACCTGACCGGCGGGAATCCCGACGTGCCGGTCGGGATCGTCGTGCCCGGCCTCGGGGAAGGCCCCGGTACCGGGCTGCCGTTCGGCAAGGTGATGCGCTCCAGGGTCTCGGGCTGGACCACGCGTACCGTCAACGCGAAGCCGGTCAAGAAGGGGCCGCCCGCCATGAGGCTGGCCGCGCTGTACCTGGCCGCCCACGGAGAGGCGGGCAGGCGCCGGGCCGTCCCCGCCGGTCTGCCGGCGACCTGCCGCGCGATCCTCCCCGACCTGCTGGCCAAGGGCTTCCTGAGCGAACTGGACGGCGACGGCTACGTCCTGGGCGAGGCCGTACGGCACACGGCAGGCGACCGCACGCCTCCGCCCGCCCCGGTACGCCCACCGGACGCCCCCGCCGAGCAGCAGCTGAGCTGGGACGACTGGAAGGCACAGGCGAGTGCCGCGCTGCGCCGGCACGTGGAGAACGTCGAGGGCTGCACCCTGTGCGGACTGTCCACGGAGCGGGTCTCCGAGGCGTTCATGCGCAAGCCGGTCCCCGCACAGTTCGACGACAAGGCGCGTGCCGCGTACGCCCGGTGGCGAGAGGCCGAGCCCGATCCCGGGCCGCGCGCCGCGGAGTTCGCGGCCGCGTTCCGCGCGGAGCACCACCACGGCCCCTCGGTCAGGCAGTTCTGCCAGGGCCTCTACGCGCGCAAGCAGTCGCGGCGTCTGCGGATCCTCATCGTCCGGCAGCTGATCGCCGAAGGGTGGCTGACGAACACGGAGCCCGTCCCGTGGACCCTGCGCCCGGGCAGGGCCGCCCAGCCCGGGGTCCCGGCACCGGCCCGTGCGCGGCGCCCGGGCTGAGGTCCGGACCACCGGGTGTGCCGGAATCCCGGCGCATGGGACTCGGTCAGGAACTCGTCGCCGCGGCCGTCCGGTTGACGGAAGACCGGTGACCGGGAGGGGAACCGGGCGGTGCCGCGGCTGTACGGCTGCGGGACGGCGCGATCCTGACCGGCGTCGGACTGGACAACCTCAACGGCTCCCTGACTCTGTGCCAGGAGACCGGCGCCTTCATCCAGGCGTGCACCCGGAACATCCCCGTCACCGCTTCCGTCTGTGTGCGCCGGGACCCCGAGCGCGACCGCGTCCTGGTCCTGCCGCCGTGCGGTGTCCGCCAGGAACGGCTCGCGCTGTGGGGGGCCGGACGCCGAAGTCGCCGTACCGCACAGGGACGACCCCACAGACGGG
This DNA window, taken from Streptomyces nitrosporeus, encodes the following:
- a CDS encoding PepSY domain-containing protein; the encoded protein is MRFESPPNKSVSPRTRRLRVVGAAAGAVLAAAVVTGCGQDSGDTSAATSEAAKVMPNQSASPSGSPTGSAKLTEEQNKRKETLSAVKVPFDKAVTTAAGEVSGGKVTEIELEGVDDSSASASPSAEASGSPSPTGSPTGSPSPTGSPTGSPSPSGSSAGPKWMAHVAEEDGTAHIVTIDAVSGTVLDSAPDTGQSDADKKQLADRLAKAKQTPQQAAKAATAEKKGTVTSVDLDENDSQTLVWKVDVVTEDWKKTTFDVDAANGKITGQQVDDD
- a CDS encoding DUF6296 family protein, with translation MDYPESYELIFRTAGAEDDAVVVRLTSASGAGGYPVYEDETGIVRAEISERGEVRMLASGGHQAPRVPLLARPLAPGSGPQAD
- a CDS encoding DinB family protein; protein product: MTWTAPDVTRTTGPLAGGEREMLAGYLAFYRDSLLLKCAGLDGRQLAEATVPPSNLTLLGLVRHMAKVERFWFRQSFAGLEVPPVYDPARGKDADYEDLDPGRAEEDYTRLVEEMRLADRAVAGAGMDDTFLWRGALCSLRMVHIHMIAEYARHVGHADLLRERLDGVTGA
- a CDS encoding mycothiol transferase; this translates as MNSAGIFADAFGRIREAVHETVEGLPPGLLNARPDDGANSVAWLVWHLTRVQDDHVSDAAGTEQIWTSRGWSSRFALPLPEDSTGYGHTDAQAGSVRVESGDLLLGYHDAVHEQTLAFVHGLDGRALDRVVDESWSPPVTLGVRLISVVCDDLQHVGQAAFVRGVLSRR
- a CDS encoding GNAT family N-acetyltransferase, with amino-acid sequence MTFLQRLRPGHAPALLAFEQENRGYFAASVPDRGDPYFEHFDARHAELLAEQEAGLHHFHVLTDAAGSVLGRVNLVDVAAGRAELGYRIAERAAGRGLATSAVRAVCSLAYTGYGLRELRAVTTLDNHGSLAVLARTGFVRAGKAFPGGRPGLAWTRRLGPEDG
- a CDS encoding protein-tyrosine phosphatase family protein; this translates as MRLPSGRLVRGRGLRRPLPEGPVPAFTVQLLGRPGEPLAWETRWIRWPDFRLPSDRAAAREVLAEAWTRSASERVEVACGGGRGRTGTALACLAVLDGVPAGEAVAYVRRHYHPKAVETPWQRRFVRRFGPAR
- a CDS encoding glycoside hydrolase family 48 protein, which encodes MTAVAGAPAQAAALQCSVDYKTSDWGSGFTAELSLTNRGSAAINGWTVTYDYTGNQQLTNGWSGVWSQAGKTVTVKNAAWNGTVAAGAAVSTGAQFTYSGTNAAPTGFAVNGTVCAGAHQPPIAVLTSPKAGSVFTSGDPVPLAATAAAADGATISKVEFYDDTTLLGTDTTSPYTYQATGLKAGSHSVYARAYDSLGASAESPPSGITVVSGPAVVATPAQLGVQQGKTGTFDVSLSTAPSSNVTVTVARSAGNTGLSVTGGASLTFTPSNWSTAQKVTIAADASGSGAATFTVSAPGHGKAEVVVTQLDAAKEYDARFLDLYGKITDPANGYFSPEGIPYHSVETLIVEAPDHGHETTSEAYSYLIWLQAMYGKLTGDWTRFNGAWDTMETYMIPTHADQPTNSAYNASKPATYAPEHDTPNEYPAVLNGSASSGADPIAAELKSAYGTDDVYGMHWIQDVDNVYGYGNTPGKCSAGPTETGPSYINTFQRGPQESVWETVTHPTCDNFSYGGDNGYLDLFTGDASYAKQWKFTNAPDADARAVQAAYWADVWAEEQGKEDEVAETVGKAAKMGDYLRYSMFDKYFKKVGNCVGPTACPAGTGKDSAHYLMSWYYAWGGATDTSAAWSWRIGSSHAHGGYQNPMAAYALSSVADLKPKSATGQQDWAKSLDRQLDFYQWLQSDEGAIAGGATNSWQGRYAQPPAGTPTFYGMYYDEKPVYHDPPSNQWFGFQAWSMERVAEYYHESGDAQAKAVLDKWVDWALSETTVNPDGTYLMPSTLRWSGAPDTWNASSPGDNAGLHVTVADYTNDVGVAGAYARTLTYYAAKSGDAEAKATAEALLDGMWEHYQDDFGIAVPETRADYNRFDDPVYVPNGWTGVMPNGDTVDNDSTFLSIRSFYKDDPNWPKVQAYLDGGAAPVFTYHRFWAQADIALALGAYGDLLE
- a CDS encoding alpha/beta fold hydrolase, yielding MPQPAAPPSPSVTVPGAIERLVDVPGGRIHLIEQGTGPLVLLVHGFPETSYSWRHQLPVLAEAGYRAAAVDVRGYGRSFAPAPVEAYRMTALVADNVAVLHALGERTATVVGHDWGSSIAANSALLRPDLFTAAAFLSVPYSPWSPVRPTDGFARIGGDEEFYVSYFQQPGRAEAEIEPDVRGWLAGFYTSLSAGTMPPPDQGSPFFVPAGARMRDRFARGPLPSWLTEAGLDVYSAEFERTGLTGALNRYRNVDRDWEDLAAWNGAVLTQPSLFIGGALDSSTTWLADAVAAYPTTLPGLVSSHILEGCGHWIQQERATEVGALLTEWLHTVHA
- a CDS encoding DUF5133 domain-containing protein, translated to MLMANPATLRKLVKRYEALRTAHARLGTSESSRHLEDVSYTLCVTTGTRTVPDALIAAETQLRAAPPGFPAEVELTA